A single Ignavibacteriales bacterium DNA region contains:
- the glgA gene encoding glycogen synthase GlgA — protein MAVPKKLKILFVTSELFPFVKTGGLADVSNSLPQVLHELGHEVRIMVPKYGAIDSRKFKIHDVVRLKDLTIPIGDKEVTFSIKSSFLPSPRVRVQIYFLENNEYFGNRKSLYTDPITGDDYPDNDERFILLNRAVFELILKLGWVPDIIHINDWQCGLIPAYFKTIYANEPQFQTFNILFTIHNLSYQGIFPKSTFKKTGLPDELNSNDGVLQDGKFSFMKSGLMFAHYINTVSESYAQEISSVKEISGSLLPLLEKRKSDIFGLINGIDYSVWNPEKDPFLSHHYSAKELEGKMENKRELVERFSLKFDPTVPVIGIISRLYDFKGIDLVLEAFPEIMKKNVQVVLLGTGEKKYQTAFENLSDKYADKFACYIGFNDELAHLIEAGADMYLMPSKFEPCGLNQMYSLVYGTVPVVRKTGGLADTVVRFDETTEEGTGFVFENYNAKELMKELDRALSVYENKKVWNKIIKNGMKVDFSWQASAKRYVDLYKTILSGK, from the coding sequence ATGGCCGTCCCAAAAAAGCTTAAAATTCTTTTCGTGACATCGGAATTGTTCCCATTTGTTAAGACTGGCGGCTTGGCAGATGTATCAAATTCTCTCCCTCAGGTTCTCCATGAACTGGGTCATGAAGTCCGGATTATGGTTCCAAAATATGGTGCTATTGACAGCCGGAAGTTTAAGATTCATGACGTTGTCCGTCTGAAAGATCTGACAATACCTATTGGTGATAAAGAGGTGACTTTTTCCATAAAATCCTCCTTTTTGCCTTCTCCGAGAGTACGGGTTCAGATTTACTTCCTTGAAAATAATGAGTATTTTGGAAACAGAAAGAGCCTTTATACTGATCCGATTACTGGTGATGATTACCCTGATAACGATGAGCGGTTCATCCTTCTCAACAGGGCAGTTTTTGAGCTTATTCTCAAACTTGGCTGGGTTCCTGATATCATCCATATTAACGACTGGCAGTGCGGGCTTATTCCGGCATATTTTAAGACTATTTATGCTAATGAACCGCAGTTTCAAACGTTCAATATCCTGTTTACTATCCATAATCTTTCTTATCAGGGTATTTTCCCAAAAAGTACTTTTAAGAAGACCGGGCTCCCGGACGAACTTAATTCAAATGACGGAGTCTTACAGGATGGTAAATTCAGTTTTATGAAAAGCGGTCTGATGTTTGCCCATTACATCAACACGGTATCAGAGAGTTATGCTCAGGAGATATCCTCAGTAAAGGAAATTTCCGGGTCACTCCTTCCGCTCCTTGAAAAACGGAAATCTGATATTTTTGGTCTCATAAACGGTATTGATTACTCGGTCTGGAATCCTGAAAAAGATCCATTTCTTTCGCACCACTACTCCGCAAAGGAACTGGAAGGGAAGATGGAAAACAAGAGGGAACTTGTTGAAAGATTTTCTCTGAAGTTTGATCCCACAGTCCCTGTTATCGGAATAATTTCACGCCTGTATGATTTCAAAGGGATAGATCTTGTTCTTGAAGCCTTCCCTGAAATCATGAAAAAGAATGTTCAGGTCGTGCTCCTGGGTACTGGTGAAAAGAAATACCAGACCGCCTTTGAAAATCTGAGTGATAAATATGCTGATAAATTCGCCTGTTATATCGGTTTCAACGATGAACTGGCCCACCTCATTGAGGCGGGAGCAGATATGTATCTGATGCCGTCGAAATTTGAACCCTGCGGACTGAATCAGATGTACTCCCTCGTATATGGGACAGTACCGGTTGTAAGAAAGACCGGGGGACTGGCTGATACAGTTGTCCGTTTTGATGAAACAACCGAAGAGGGTACCGGTTTTGTATTTGAGAATTATAATGCAAAAGAGCTCATGAAAGAACTTGACCGTGCTCTTTCTGTCTATGAAAATAAAAAGGTCTGGAATAAGATTATTAAAAACGGAATGAAAGTTGACTTTAGCTGGCAGGCCTCAGCTAAGCGTTATGTTGATCTCTATAAAACGATTCTCAGCGGTAAATGA
- a CDS encoding HAD family hydrolase — MNRALFLDRDGTINIDYGYINDPGMVELVPGCAEGLKFLQEKYGFLLLVISNQSGIARGYLTPEDLEAVNFRVRTLLEEQGVRISHFYHCPHHPEYGDKQDCGCRKPAPGMIIKGIKDYQINPAASYVIGDKLTDAEAGYNAGITSILFSHSDFSEPESFSGLQNHHLFPNFVAYNFSEVCDFISKDSNEKGF, encoded by the coding sequence ATGAACCGTGCCCTCTTCCTTGACCGCGACGGCACGATAAATATTGACTATGGCTATATTAACGATCCGGGAATGGTAGAACTGGTTCCCGGGTGTGCAGAGGGGTTAAAATTCCTTCAGGAAAAGTACGGCTTCCTCCTGTTGGTCATATCTAACCAGTCCGGAATCGCCCGCGGCTATCTGACTCCGGAGGATCTGGAGGCAGTCAATTTCAGGGTGAGAACTCTTCTCGAGGAGCAAGGGGTACGAATTAGTCATTTTTACCATTGTCCGCATCATCCGGAATACGGCGATAAACAGGATTGTGGCTGCAGAAAACCGGCTCCGGGCATGATTATCAAAGGCATCAAAGACTACCAGATTAATCCCGCTGCTTCTTATGTCATAGGAGATAAATTAACCGATGCGGAGGCAGGTTATAATGCCGGTATTACTTCAATTCTTTTTTCACACAGTGATTTTTCTGAGCCAGAATCATTTTCTGGGTTGCAAAACCATCACCTTTTCCCCAATTTTGTAGCTTATAATTTTTCGGAGGTTTGTGATTTTATTTCCAAGGACAGTAATGAAAAGGGGTTTTAG
- a CDS encoding tetratricopeptide repeat protein: MKKVFAIITFLFLAFAAPVQAAGMLNAATANDSIQLITKYSLFSEYHKNRDYESAYPYGWEVLRTDPKRFAKWIYFKMEDIVWFFRDSSNFDEVKKKAVEDTTLYLYNLALENYPERQSYFQLKKAFIAEVWLNWPAVESAVEYEKAIALDSTVAMYYYNRLGQLYKAIAKENPEKKEQAIDFFTFLSEKEPNNPQWNTELEGLVESIDELIELAKKAWDQDPENLTKGWKYTSLCLKAGKQELAVAALETMVKKSPATINYWNQLSSLYYKLDRLDAAIDAYKKLIELEPTTREHYLNLGIALKDKGQLSAARVQFQKASEIGNNWGLPIFYEGLLYETAARNCGFEFMDKCVYQLAVETYRRAFNMDPTTTQARERISALQSSVPQKEDYFFRKLKSGQRVEITGSCYGWIGRSITVP, translated from the coding sequence ATGAAAAAAGTATTCGCAATCATTACATTCTTATTTTTAGCATTTGCTGCCCCTGTTCAGGCAGCAGGCATGCTTAATGCGGCAACAGCCAATGACAGTATACAACTGATTACTAAATACAGTTTATTCTCAGAATACCACAAAAACCGCGATTATGAAAGTGCTTATCCTTACGGGTGGGAAGTACTGAGAACTGATCCTAAAAGGTTTGCAAAGTGGATTTACTTTAAAATGGAAGATATCGTCTGGTTCTTCCGTGATTCATCAAACTTTGATGAGGTGAAGAAAAAGGCAGTTGAGGATACAACGCTCTATCTATATAATCTTGCACTCGAAAATTATCCGGAGCGCCAGTCGTACTTTCAGCTTAAGAAAGCGTTTATTGCTGAGGTTTGGCTGAACTGGCCTGCTGTTGAATCTGCAGTTGAGTATGAAAAGGCGATTGCTCTTGATTCAACCGTTGCAATGTATTACTACAACAGACTCGGACAGCTTTATAAGGCAATTGCAAAAGAGAATCCAGAAAAGAAAGAACAGGCTATTGATTTCTTTACATTCCTGAGTGAAAAAGAGCCGAATAATCCTCAGTGGAATACTGAACTTGAAGGATTGGTTGAGAGTATTGATGAACTTATCGAACTTGCGAAAAAGGCATGGGATCAGGATCCTGAAAACCTTACCAAGGGTTGGAAATATACATCACTCTGCCTTAAGGCCGGAAAACAGGAATTAGCGGTTGCCGCATTAGAAACCATGGTTAAGAAATCACCGGCAACCATCAATTACTGGAATCAGCTTTCATCACTCTATTACAAACTCGACCGGCTTGATGCTGCAATTGATGCATATAAAAAACTGATTGAACTTGAACCTACTACCCGTGAGCATTACCTCAATCTTGGCATTGCGTTAAAAGACAAAGGTCAGCTTTCCGCTGCAAGAGTACAGTTCCAGAAAGCTTCAGAAATCGGAAATAACTGGGGACTGCCGATTTTCTATGAAGGACTCCTTTATGAAACTGCAGCAAGAAACTGCGGATTTGAATTCATGGATAAATGCGTCTATCAGCTTGCAGTTGAAACTTACAGAAGAGCATTTAATATGGATCCGACGACTACTCAGGCAAGAGAAAGAATTTCTGCGCTGCAGTCTTCAGTACCCCAGAAGGAAGATTACTTCTTCAGAAAACTCAAATCCGGTCAGAGAGTTGAAATTACCGGAAGCTGCTACGGCTGGATAGGCAGAAGCATTACTGTACCTTAA
- a CDS encoding serine hydroxymethyltransferase — MTRHLKNDSEIFEVLKLETGRLQTNLELIASENFVSPAVLEAAGSILTNKYAEGYPGKRYYGGCEFVDIAEDIARNRLKSIYNAEYVNVQPHSGSQANMAVFMTILKPGDSFLGLSLAHGGHLTHGSPVNFSGQLYKPTGYTLQKETGLLDYQQIEQLAHEGKPKLIIAGGSAYSRDWDYKRLREIADSVGAFLLCDMAHPAGLIAKGLLNTPLPHCHFVTSTTHKTLRGPRGGVILMGKDFENPFGIKTPKGDRLKMMSELLDSAVMPGIQGGPLMHIIMAKAVAFGEVLQDSFGVYTKRVVANSRRLASALSGMGYSVVSGGTDNHLMLIDLSNKNITGKQAEIALGEAGITVNKNMVPFDSRSPFVTSGIRIGTPAVTTRGMNEADMDAIAGFINDAVEGHADSTKLSAIKSAVAEFCKSFPLYADYLD; from the coding sequence ATGACCAGACATCTGAAAAATGATTCTGAAATATTTGAGGTTCTGAAACTGGAGACGGGTCGTCTTCAGACGAATCTCGAACTGATTGCTTCCGAGAACTTTGTAAGTCCGGCTGTTCTGGAGGCAGCCGGTTCCATCCTTACGAATAAATATGCTGAGGGTTACCCCGGAAAGCGTTATTACGGAGGATGTGAGTTCGTTGATATTGCGGAGGATATAGCACGCAACCGCCTCAAGAGTATCTATAATGCAGAATATGTAAACGTCCAGCCCCACAGCGGTTCACAGGCAAACATGGCTGTGTTTATGACCATTCTTAAGCCGGGGGATAGTTTCCTTGGCCTGAGTCTTGCACATGGCGGTCATCTCACTCACGGTTCACCGGTTAATTTTTCAGGACAGCTTTACAAACCAACTGGTTATACACTTCAAAAGGAAACCGGACTCCTTGATTATCAACAGATTGAACAGCTTGCTCATGAGGGAAAACCGAAACTGATTATTGCCGGAGGAAGTGCTTACTCACGTGACTGGGATTATAAACGTCTCCGCGAGATTGCTGACTCAGTCGGTGCATTTTTATTGTGCGATATGGCTCACCCTGCAGGTTTAATCGCCAAGGGGTTGCTTAACACTCCATTACCGCATTGTCATTTTGTAACTTCCACCACGCATAAAACACTACGCGGACCCCGCGGCGGTGTTATTCTGATGGGTAAAGATTTTGAGAATCCCTTCGGTATTAAAACACCAAAAGGGGACAGACTGAAAATGATGTCCGAACTTCTTGATTCTGCAGTCATGCCGGGTATTCAGGGAGGTCCTCTCATGCATATTATCATGGCTAAAGCAGTTGCATTTGGTGAAGTGCTGCAGGATTCGTTCGGAGTATATACAAAAAGGGTTGTAGCCAATTCACGAAGACTGGCTTCGGCATTATCCGGAATGGGATATTCCGTTGTTTCAGGCGGTACTGATAATCACCTGATGCTGATTGATCTCTCAAATAAAAACATTACCGGAAAACAGGCCGAAATTGCACTCGGTGAGGCCGGAATTACCGTAAATAAGAATATGGTACCATTTGACTCCCGTTCACCATTTGTAACCAGCGGAATCCGGATCGGAACACCCGCAGTTACCACACGCGGTATGAACGAGGCTGATATGGATGCAATTGCAGGATTTATTAATGATGCCGTTGAAGGTCATGCTGACAGCACAAAACTTTCTGCAATAAAATCCGCGGTAGCAGAATTCTGCAAATCATTTCCGCTATACGCTGACTATTTAGATTAA
- the tatC gene encoding twin-arginine translocase subunit TatC, giving the protein MTFMEHLEELRKRIIYILYGTVAGAVVVITFDSYIVENFLLYPAARAGIVLQNLEPFGQVFLYFQVWFIGGLIVSIPNVFYQLWQFISPALRSNEKKYVTLVVTASTLCFLSGVFFAYSLMLPLTLDFAVNFGSDSIRNDFAIDSYMSIFFSVLLGAGLIFELPVLSFILSRIGILTPEFMKKFRRHSLVAIMIIAAFLSPGTDPVGQIMLAVPLFILYEISIIVSKMSVKRS; this is encoded by the coding sequence ATGACCTTTATGGAGCACCTTGAAGAGCTCCGTAAACGTATTATATATATATTATACGGCACGGTGGCAGGTGCGGTTGTGGTGATCACCTTCGACAGTTATATCGTTGAAAATTTTCTGCTGTACCCCGCTGCCAGAGCAGGAATTGTGCTGCAGAATCTTGAGCCATTCGGGCAGGTATTCCTTTATTTCCAGGTATGGTTCATCGGCGGATTGATTGTAAGCATACCTAATGTGTTTTATCAGTTATGGCAGTTTATTTCTCCTGCACTGCGAAGCAATGAGAAGAAATATGTAACACTTGTCGTGACGGCTTCAACACTCTGCTTTCTTTCAGGAGTCTTTTTTGCCTACTCCCTGATGCTTCCTCTTACGCTTGATTTTGCGGTAAACTTTGGTTCTGATTCCATCAGAAATGATTTCGCGATTGACAGTTATATGTCAATTTTTTTCAGCGTACTTTTGGGAGCAGGGCTCATATTTGAACTGCCGGTTCTCTCTTTTATTCTTTCCCGTATTGGTATTCTGACACCCGAATTCATGAAAAAATTCCGGCGTCACTCTTTGGTTGCAATTATGATCATTGCAGCATTTCTTTCTCCCGGAACAGATCCGGTCGGACAGATTATGCTGGCGGTACCTTTATTTATTCTTTATGAAATCAGTATTATTGTCTCAAAAATGTCAGTGAAAAGATCTTGA
- a CDS encoding polyprenyl synthetase family protein — MRSKTPLVDLIARYVLKQKGKKIRPLLVMLAAKTQSEVNERSYRGAILVELLHTATLVHDDVVDNADQRRGFPSINAVWKNKVAVLMGDYLLSKGLMISVENKDFDFLEVMTDTVRRMSEGELLQIQKTRKLDIDEETYYKVISDKTASLLETCCEIGAMSAGASPEERISMKKFGEYLGISFQIRDDILDYEGTSKVFGKPIGGDIKEKKITLPLIYALRSVSKSQASDIRKLIKKEGKKDSVRQVIDFVHEQKGIEYAEAQAEIFAGKAKDCLKIFQDTPAKESLISLVDFVVQRKN; from the coding sequence ATGAGGAGCAAAACTCCTCTTGTTGACCTGATTGCCCGTTATGTTCTGAAGCAGAAGGGAAAGAAGATCCGTCCGCTTCTGGTAATGCTTGCCGCAAAAACTCAGTCTGAAGTTAATGAAAGAAGCTATCGCGGAGCGATTTTGGTTGAACTGCTTCACACTGCTACTCTGGTTCATGATGATGTGGTGGATAACGCTGATCAGAGGCGAGGTTTTCCCTCCATTAATGCAGTCTGGAAGAATAAAGTTGCAGTTCTAATGGGTGATTATCTGCTCTCAAAAGGACTGATGATCTCTGTTGAGAATAAGGATTTTGATTTTCTTGAAGTAATGACGGATACCGTGCGCAGAATGTCAGAAGGGGAACTGCTTCAGATTCAGAAAACAAGAAAACTTGATATTGATGAAGAGACATATTATAAAGTAATCTCAGATAAAACCGCCTCCCTTCTTGAAACCTGCTGTGAAATAGGAGCGATGAGTGCCGGGGCCAGTCCCGAAGAGAGGATTTCCATGAAGAAATTCGGGGAGTATCTTGGCATATCATTTCAGATCCGGGATGATATTCTTGATTATGAGGGTACCTCAAAGGTATTCGGAAAGCCCATCGGCGGTGATATCAAAGAAAAGAAAATCACTCTTCCTCTTATATATGCTTTACGTTCCGTATCCAAGAGCCAGGCCTCGGACATAAGGAAACTCATCAAAAAAGAGGGGAAAAAAGATTCTGTCCGTCAGGTAATTGATTTTGTGCATGAACAAAAAGGGATAGAATATGCCGAAGCTCAGGCGGAAATTTTTGCAGGAAAAGCAAAAGACTGCCTGAAAATTTTTCAGGATACTCCGGCTAAAGAATCGCTTATTTCTTTAGTTGACTTCGTGGTACAGAGAAAAAATTAA
- a CDS encoding universal stress protein: MSMKIDKILVPVDFSDYSIAALKYSTEFALVFGAELVVAYVLEPMMYPPDLTVGQIPLPPYEAEVSDKAKTELEKLVEPYQNNVRITTIVRAGKPFLEIVDLAKETDADLIIISSHGRTGMEHLLFGGTSEKVIRKAPCPVLTLRNPEKGFNFKEVKQG, translated from the coding sequence ATCAGCATGAAAATAGATAAAATACTCGTTCCGGTTGATTTTTCAGATTACTCGATTGCAGCGCTGAAATATTCAACTGAGTTTGCCCTTGTATTCGGAGCAGAATTGGTAGTCGCCTACGTCCTTGAACCGATGATGTATCCGCCTGATCTCACCGTGGGTCAGATACCACTTCCCCCCTATGAAGCAGAAGTTTCAGATAAAGCAAAAACAGAACTTGAAAAACTGGTTGAACCGTATCAGAATAACGTCAGGATAACAACGATTGTGCGTGCGGGGAAACCATTCTTAGAAATAGTGGATCTTGCCAAAGAAACTGATGCAGACCTTATCATTATTTCTTCACATGGAAGAACCGGTATGGAGCATCTGCTGTTTGGCGGGACAAGTGAAAAGGTAATCAGAAAGGCACCATGTCCTGTTCTGACACTGAGGAATCCGGAAAAAGGATTTAACTTTAAAGAAGTTAAGCAGGGTTAA
- a CDS encoding cyclic nucleotide-binding domain-containing protein codes for MKQKETIKRAESSFWSNVFKQQPQASDLHKILRLVPPFTDFKKGQMEELIKIIHNRQYQSGEYIFMQGDPGIALYIIREGSVDIEYLSDNGEKVVIASFGQGDFFGELAMIDGDTRSASARTKAETKLSIIFKPDLDEFIHKYPKTGVKILSGISKIIVLRLRNLNQEYVSLIDEYNALKENQHENR; via the coding sequence ATGAAACAAAAAGAAACCATTAAGCGTGCTGAAAGTTCATTCTGGTCCAACGTTTTCAAGCAACAGCCTCAAGCCTCAGACCTTCATAAAATTCTCCGTCTTGTTCCCCCTTTTACTGATTTCAAAAAGGGGCAGATGGAGGAATTAATCAAGATAATCCACAACCGGCAGTATCAGTCTGGTGAATACATTTTTATGCAGGGTGATCCGGGCATTGCGCTATATATTATCAGGGAGGGCAGCGTGGATATCGAGTACCTTTCTGACAATGGCGAAAAAGTGGTTATTGCTTCTTTCGGGCAGGGTGATTTTTTCGGGGAACTGGCAATGATTGACGGAGACACCCGCTCGGCATCAGCCAGAACAAAAGCCGAAACAAAGCTTTCCATTATTTTTAAGCCCGATCTGGATGAGTTTATACATAAGTATCCTAAAACAGGCGTAAAAATATTGAGTGGAATTTCAAAGATTATTGTCTTACGTTTGAGGAACCTTAATCAGGAATATGTTTCTCTGATTGATGAGTATAACGCATTAAAGGAGAATCAGCATGAAAATAGATAA
- a CDS encoding 1-(5-phosphoribosyl)-5-[(5-phosphoribosylamino)methylideneamino] imidazole-4-carboxamide isomerase, protein MPFLLIIPSIDIKYGTTVRVVQGIPELNCSEYGNDPVEMARIWRAENAKMLHVVDFDGFSAHSDRNYAIIKEICSSVIIPVEFAGGIRNLVDADNIFSFGVSRAVISTVVFEDWDEFCRILDKYGPKKIVVALDVVDNELVIKGRKVKTGIHPLELAYKLKTTGIERLIVTDVKRNGMLSGPNIELSRKVAETTGLKVTHSGGIRNKDELMDLQSLIPVGVDSVIVGRALYENRFPCQKLWRVAEKEIFS, encoded by the coding sequence ATGCCCTTTTTACTGATTATTCCCTCAATTGATATAAAGTACGGAACCACTGTCCGGGTTGTTCAGGGCATTCCTGAACTCAACTGTTCCGAGTATGGAAACGACCCTGTGGAAATGGCCAGAATCTGGAGAGCTGAAAACGCAAAAATGCTTCACGTGGTTGATTTTGACGGTTTTTCGGCACATTCTGACCGTAACTACGCCATAATCAAAGAAATCTGTTCTTCGGTAATAATTCCTGTTGAATTTGCTGGAGGTATCCGGAATCTGGTGGATGCAGATAATATCTTCTCTTTTGGGGTTTCCAGAGCAGTAATTTCAACGGTGGTATTTGAAGACTGGGATGAATTCTGCCGTATCCTTGATAAGTACGGTCCCAAAAAGATCGTGGTTGCTCTCGACGTCGTAGATAATGAACTGGTTATAAAAGGAAGAAAAGTTAAAACAGGTATTCACCCTCTTGAACTGGCTTACAAACTCAAAACTACGGGAATCGAGAGATTGATTGTAACCGATGTTAAGAGAAACGGTATGCTTTCAGGGCCCAATATTGAACTTTCTCGAAAGGTTGCCGAAACAACCGGCCTGAAAGTAACCCACTCTGGCGGTATTCGGAATAAAGATGAGCTGATGGATCTGCAATCCCTTATTCCTGTCGGTGTAGATTCAGTCATTGTCGGGAGGGCTTTATATGAGAACAGGTTCCCCTGCCAAAAACTCTGGCGTGTTGCAGAAAAGGAAATTTTTAGCTGA
- a CDS encoding biotin transporter BioY has protein sequence MSATVVKLKSLLTSSDAAGNVFRITLFAVLTAAAAQISIPVKPVPFTLQSVVVVLAGALLGAKKGALSQIMYLALGLTGLPVFAMSADATVGFARLIGPTGGYLLAFPVAAYITGLIIENYKSTVASVLSILAGNAVILLSGVAFLNIFYVSDLNQALFVGAGIFSLWSVVKMALTYGIYKTVKK, from the coding sequence ATGAGCGCAACAGTAGTAAAATTAAAGTCACTTTTAACATCATCCGATGCTGCCGGTAATGTATTCCGGATCACCCTTTTTGCAGTTCTGACTGCGGCTGCCGCACAGATAAGCATTCCGGTAAAGCCGGTTCCTTTCACCTTGCAGAGTGTCGTTGTGGTCTTGGCCGGTGCACTCCTTGGTGCAAAGAAAGGCGCCCTCAGCCAGATCATGTATCTTGCGCTGGGATTAACCGGTCTTCCGGTTTTTGCTATGTCAGCGGATGCCACGGTTGGTTTTGCCAGACTGATCGGTCCTACCGGAGGTTATCTTCTCGCTTTCCCTGTTGCAGCATATATCACCGGACTCATTATTGAAAACTATAAAAGCACTGTTGCATCTGTTCTTTCCATCCTCGCCGGCAATGCGGTAATTCTGCTTAGTGGTGTTGCGTTCCTTAATATCTTTTACGTAAGTGATCTGAATCAGGCACTGTTTGTTGGCGCAGGCATCTTCAGTCTCTGGTCGGTTGTCAAGATGGCGCTGACCTATGGTATATATAAAACTGTTAAAAAGTAA
- a CDS encoding (Fe-S)-binding protein, whose product MLLGTKEDRFDNPGRRLKNVFVIAFGQTKLLRDKVAGTLHFLIFWGFMLFITAVLEAVIQGFYSPFTWEILGPLYAVVTVVQDVFGVLVIGSVLYSLYRRFIEKVPRLKSERHGQLDAAFILTMIMLVVVSMFGQNMAHVAKNGFVFAEYEIRPVSTFLAARLFDPFSQASYDIYEICWWIHILVVLGFVNFLPYSKHLHVLSSIPNVYFSKFDEKKGALRPINLEDETIESYGADDIEKLSWKQILDGYSCTECGRCTSVCPAATTGKSLSPRKIIVDIRRRTEDKGMLVTAGVKESVIYERTLVHDYISDVELWQCTTCMACVQECPVMIEHVDSIVDMRRHLVLTESNFPSELNNVFKSLETNGSPWAFNPADRAAWSEGMNVKTMAEDPNGEVLFWVGCAGSFDSRYQKVTKAFASIMQKGNIDFRILGSEEKCNGDTARRLGNEYLAQTMMQENIEVLNGYGVKKIVTACPHCYNSLKNEFPQFGGNYEVQHHSELIHELIETGKIEMKEAEEPLNVTYHDSCYIGRYNDIYEEPREVLDAAPSVELTEMERNRSKGFCCGAGGGRMFLEDVEGGRINEERTREALETGATTIGTACPFCMTMMTDGVKAHDKTETVQVKDIAELVLENSK is encoded by the coding sequence ATGCTCCTTGGCACAAAAGAGGACCGGTTCGATAATCCTGGCCGCCGGCTCAAAAATGTATTTGTCATTGCATTCGGACAAACCAAACTTCTCAGAGATAAGGTTGCGGGTACTCTTCACTTTCTTATCTTCTGGGGTTTCATGCTGTTTATTACAGCAGTGCTTGAGGCGGTCATACAGGGATTTTATTCCCCCTTTACTTGGGAAATTCTTGGTCCGCTTTATGCTGTGGTGACCGTTGTTCAGGATGTCTTCGGAGTTCTCGTTATAGGCTCTGTATTGTATTCTCTTTACCGCAGGTTCATCGAAAAAGTACCGCGTCTGAAATCGGAACGCCACGGGCAGCTTGATGCGGCATTTATTCTCACGATGATTATGCTGGTAGTTGTGAGTATGTTCGGCCAGAATATGGCGCATGTAGCCAAGAACGGATTTGTTTTTGCTGAATATGAAATCCGCCCGGTCAGTACCTTTCTCGCTGCAAGACTATTTGACCCGTTTTCCCAGGCATCTTATGATATATATGAAATCTGCTGGTGGATTCATATCCTTGTAGTTCTTGGATTTGTGAATTTTCTTCCTTACTCCAAACACCTCCATGTTCTTTCATCCATTCCCAATGTCTATTTTTCAAAGTTTGATGAAAAGAAAGGGGCGCTCAGGCCGATTAACCTTGAGGATGAAACGATTGAATCCTATGGTGCTGATGATATTGAAAAACTGAGCTGGAAACAGATTCTGGATGGCTATTCCTGCACAGAGTGCGGACGATGCACATCGGTCTGCCCCGCCGCCACGACAGGCAAGTCGCTTTCACCGCGAAAAATAATTGTTGATATCCGGAGAAGAACGGAAGATAAAGGTATGCTCGTGACCGCCGGCGTAAAAGAGAGTGTTATATACGAACGCACTCTCGTGCATGATTACATCAGTGATGTGGAATTGTGGCAGTGCACAACCTGTATGGCGTGTGTTCAGGAGTGTCCGGTTATGATTGAGCATGTTGACTCAATTGTTGATATGCGGCGTCATCTGGTGCTTACTGAATCCAATTTTCCCTCTGAGCTTAATAATGTATTCAAATCGCTGGAAACGAATGGTTCACCCTGGGCATTTAATCCGGCGGACAGAGCTGCCTGGTCTGAGGGAATGAATGTAAAAACAATGGCCGAAGATCCTAACGGAGAAGTGCTTTTCTGGGTTGGCTGTGCAGGTTCATTTGACAGCCGGTATCAGAAAGTTACCAAAGCGTTTGCCAGTATCATGCAGAAAGGGAATATTGATTTCCGCATTCTTGGCTCCGAGGAAAAATGCAACGGTGATACAGCCCGCCGGCTTGGGAATGAGTATCTCGCTCAGACCATGATGCAGGAGAATATTGAAGTTCTAAACGGTTATGGCGTTAAGAAAATTGTTACCGCCTGCCCGCATTGTTACAATTCACTGAAGAATGAATTTCCCCAGTTTGGCGGGAATTATGAAGTGCAGCATCACAGCGAACTGATTCATGAGCTTATTGAAACCGGCAAGATTGAAATGAAAGAAGCCGAGGAACCGCTTAATGTAACATATCACGATTCCTGTTACATTGGCAGGTATAATGATATATACGAAGAACCGAGAGAAGTGCTTGACGCGGCACCATCAGTTGAACTGACTGAGATGGAGAGAAACCGCTCTAAGGGATTTTGTTGTGGTGCCGGTGGCGGCAGAATGTTCCTCGAAGACGTGGAGGGAGGCAGAATAAATGAAGAGAGAACCAGGGAAGCTCTCGAAACCGGTGCTACTACCATCGGAACTGCTTGTCCGTTCTGTATGACCATGATGACTGACGGAGTGAAAGCTCATGATAAAACCGAGACGGTTCAGGTTAAAGATATCGCGGAATTAGTTCTTGAAAATTCTAAATAA